GTAATAGAATCAATAATATCTGTTAAATTCATTCCAGAAAATAAGCCAAATAAAACGGCAGTAAAAAGCAAAACTAAGAAAGGATGAAGAGTTAATTTAGCAGTGGCAAAAATTATGAAAACAACCGACAAAACAAGCAAAACTATAAGCCACATTCCTATTCAGATCACTCCCTTTCATGTTATTTTTCCTGAAGCATCTTTTTATCTGCTATCTCAATCGCTTTTTGAATATTAGCAGCTTCTTCGGGTACAACTGCATAACCCGCACTAAAAGACACTATTAATGAAACTTCCCCAAAAGTAATAGGGCCGCTCACAAAAGATTTTATTCTTTTCAATATTTTTTCAATGTCTTCTTTAATTTTTATGTTATTTAATATCAATACAAATTCATCCCCACCATACCTAAAAATAATATCTTTAGAATCTATTACGTTCCTAATCCTTTTTACTATTATTTTAAGCGTCTGATCTCCTATAATATGGCCAAAATTATCGTTAATTTCTTTAAAGTTGTCTATATCTAAAAAAACTACCCCTACAAGGTGGGAAGGTACATTATGATTTTGGAGATATTTTTCTAGAGCTCTTCTATTATAAGTTTCTGTTAAAGGGTCCAAATTAGAATTCAATAACAAGTCATTTAACCTAAATATTTTTGTTAGAATTCTTGATATTTCCTTTGAAAACGTTTCTAAAAGTTCTATTTCCGATTTAGATACTTTTCGCTTTTTAAACCAGTCTATGTTCAAAACTCCTACAATTTGCCCATCTACATATATTGGAATTCCCATCCATGAAATTGTTACTGCATTAGAATTGTCCCAAAAGTCATTCTTTTTAATATCTTTATAAAACAGCGACCTTTTAGTTTCCAATATAATTTTTATATGTTTACCTTTGTCTTTGACAGACTTGGCAATCTGATCTAACGGTAAAAAATCTAAATTTTTGTTCCAACTTAAAAATCTCCACTCATCATTTTCCGGCGTCAATAAAAAACTCCAAGAATCCGCTTTCAAAAAAACTGGAATCTGTTCTATAAAAACACTTAAAACTTCGTTTTTTTCCATCTCCTTTTCTAAACAATCTAATGCTATTTCAAGTAAATTCTCCTTAAATCTACTCAATATTACATAATTTGGTTTCGGTGGTCGGAATATTCTTACTTTATCTTTATTTTTATCCATCCTTCTTATATAAATAGCTATTCTTATACCATGCCAATAAACATAAGCTATTAAAATAATAAGTATTAAAAATAAAATCGACAAATAATACATTATATTCCTTCTTTTTTGAATTATTTACTAAAAATTATACCATATTGAATTAAATATTTTTGCAAACTATTTATGTGATATAATAAAGTAAGTACAATAAACTAACTTATTTCTAAGAATTTCACAAATGAAGTGTTTTGAAAAATAAGCGTTTGAATTTATAACGGGTTTAGAGAAACTTCAAAATTTCTAAAGACAGTAAAATTTATTTCGTAAAGGAGGAATATAATGAAATACAACAATCTTGGAAAAGCAGGAATCAAAGTTAGTGAAATTTCTTTTGGTTCTTGGTTGACTTTTGGAAATCAACTTGATACAGAAGGAGTAAAAGCATGCTTAAGAACAGCTTTTGAAAACGGAGTCAATTTCTTTGATAATGCAGAAGCTTATGCAAACGGACTTTCTGAATCCCTGATGGGAATGGCTATAAAAGAATATAAACGAGAAGACCTTGTAATTTCAACGAAAATATTTTGGGGTGGAAAAGGGCCAAATGATATAGGAATTTCAAGAAAGCATCTTTTAGAAGGAATATGGAATTCTCTTAAAAGATTACAGTTAGATTATGTTGATCTTATATTTTGTCATCGTCCCGACCCAACGACACCTATAGAAGAAACAGTATTTGCAATGGATTATATTATCAGAAACGGGTTAGCTCTTTACTGGGGAACTTCTGAATGGAATGCAAAACAGTTAGAAGAAGCCTATACAATTGCCGATAAAAGAAACTTAATCGCTCCAAGTATGGAACAGCCTCAATACAATATGTTTGTTAGAGAAAAGGTAGAAAAAGAATTTAAGCCCCTTTACGAAAAATATGGTTTAGGATTAACAACGTGGAGTCCATTAGCAAGTGGTGTCTTGACAGGAAAATATAATGAAGGAATTCCAGAAAATAGCAGACTTGCAAAGTTTAAAGGTTTGAAAGAAGATATAGAAAGAAATGGCTTGTTATCCAAAGAAAATATCGAAAAGGTAAGAAAGCTAACCAAAATTGCCGTCGACTTAGACGCAACAATGGCTCAACTCGCTATAGCATGGATACTTAAAAATCCGAATGTAAGCACTGTCATAACAGGAGCAAGTAATCCACAACAAGTAAAAGAAAATATAAAAGCTTCAGAAATTAAAGAAAAACTAACCGATGATGTTATACAAGAAATAGAAAAAATACTAAACAATAAACCTTTATAACAACATTCCATGATATGACGAAATTTTGTTAATTATACATGCGAATTGCGATTCCATTTAAGCAATTCACATTCAAAAGAAAATATGGTAAAATAAAATATAGACTTTATTTTTCGGGGCGTAGCGCAGTTGGTAGCGCGTTGGTTTCGGGAACCAAAGGCCGCTGGTTCAAGTCCAGTCGTCCCGACCAAAAATAATACTTCCTTTTTTAAGGAAGTATTATTTATTTGTCTAATTTTTCATAATCAATAACTGCAAAAGTCCAAAGTTTTTTATTAGTACTTTTAATCCATTCAGCGGATATGGGCATAGCAAATTCAGGAGCTAATCTGCCATTTAAGACCCAATACTTTGATTCATCGTTGTTATAAATTCCGGGATTTGCAAGAATTTTTAATTTCAAAGGCTTATCAACAATATCTACAAAATCTATACTTTCCTCTCTCTCCAATATAGATAATATTTCTGTTAAAATTTTTCGATCAGGTAACGGTTTTATATTTATTAAAGCAACGTTCTTAGATAAAGGTCCGATTATTTTCACATTTGCAATTTCTCTTTTCACATCATAGAAATCTAACACATCATGAATTATTTCATTAGCAATTACATCTGCACGTGAATGATAAATATTACTAACAGACATCTTTAATAAATGTTTATATTTACATCCTTCTCTGATATTGTTTTCTCCAATTTTTGGGATGGTGAATTCATAATAATCCAAAATCTCTTTTATTTCATCTTTATTCAAATTTATAAGTGGAGAATATATTCCATCTAAAAATTTAATGCCTGTATTTCCCCATGAATCAGATTTATTTGCTCCTGAAGCAATTATACCTTTATACGAAAACTCTTTAACTTTACCTATTTTGACGACCCTTGTACATTGATTGCAGTTGGGACCGTGATACATAATACTTTCTTGCTCTTCCTCGCCACGTACAAAAAAAAGCCTTATACCTAATTGAGTAGCTACACTTAAAACAGCTTCAAGACCTTTAGAATAAGAATAAGCGCCAAAACAAACATTTACCAAAGTAATTCTATTTTTTTTTAAAGTATCTTTTGCAAGTAAGGCTACTACAGTACTATCCATACCTCCAGAAAAAGCGATATATAAGTGTTTATCTCCAATTATTTCTTTCATTTCAATTTGTATATTTTTTATCCTTTCTTTTACATTATTATCAATTATTATTTCAACCTCCTTAAAAACTTGACTTATACTCACTTTAGAAATTCTAAAATCCTTATTATATATATGCTTTAGAATTGATTTTTACAAAATACTTCATCAGTTCTAAACCTTACTAATTCTTAATTTTTTTAACCTTTTCGGTACTTGTAGCCAGGTAGAAAAGGGCTCCGCCATGGACCCATCATAAATTCAAATGCTTATTTTTAGAAAATATTCGTTTATAAACTCTCTATATTTTCGAATGATTATATAATAACTTTTTAAATTCACTTAACGAAACTGGCGGACTAAAATAATATCCTTGTATTTCATAACATTCTTTCTCTTTTAAAAATTCTAATTGTTCCGAGCTTTCAACTCCTTCTGCGATAACTTCCATATCCAAACTCTTGGCTAAATAAATGATCGTTGATACTAATTTCTTAGATTGGCTACTTTGAAAAAGATTGTCCATAAAACTTTTATCTATTTTTATTTTATCAATATCAAGTTTACTCAAATATGACAAAGAAGAATACCCGGTTCCAAAATCATCTAAAGCTATTTTTACACCCATTTCTTTTAGTGATTTTATCTTTTTTTGAGCAGAATAAAAATCTCTAATAAAAATATTTTCTGTCAGTTCTATGCCCAAATATTTAGGATCCACATCATTATCTAATAATATTTTATAAATTATATTCACAAAATCTTCTCTGTCAAAAAAATCTTTAGACACGTTTGAAAAAATTCTAACCTCTTTTTTACTATTTTCTCTATTAATTTCTTTAATCGCTTTAATAACTTTTTTTAAAACATATTCGTCAATTTTATCTAAAAGCCGCTTTTTTTCAGCTACTCTTAGGAAAGAAAGCGGTAGATTAACAGATCCATCTATATTTTTCAGCCGAATCAAAGCCTCAGCACCAATTATTGTTTTACTTTCATAAGAAACCTGTGGTTGATATTGCAAGAAAAAATGATTATCTTTCAAAGCTTCATATAGTTGAACTTCCAATGTTTTTTCAGACTTGATATGGTTAGATATTTCTTTAGAATAAAAAGAGTAATTTCCTTCTAACGACCTACTTAAAGCTATTCGAGCTTTATTTATTATATCTTCAAGACTTTGACAATCCTTAGGATAAATACTAATTCCTATACTAACTTTTACGTATATTTT
The sequence above is a segment of the Petrotoga sp. 9PWA.NaAc.5.4 genome. Coding sequences within it:
- a CDS encoding sensor domain-containing diguanylate cyclase; this translates as MYYLSILFLILIILIAYVYWHGIRIAIYIRRMDKNKDKVRIFRPPKPNYVILSRFKENLLEIALDCLEKEMEKNEVLSVFIEQIPVFLKADSWSFLLTPENDEWRFLSWNKNLDFLPLDQIAKSVKDKGKHIKIILETKRSLFYKDIKKNDFWDNSNAVTISWMGIPIYVDGQIVGVLNIDWFKKRKVSKSEIELLETFSKEISRILTKIFRLNDLLLNSNLDPLTETYNRRALEKYLQNHNVPSHLVGVVFLDIDNFKEINDNFGHIIGDQTLKIIVKRIRNVIDSKDIIFRYGGDEFVLILNNIKIKEDIEKILKRIKSFVSGPITFGEVSLIVSFSAGYAVVPEEAANIQKAIEIADKKMLQEK
- a CDS encoding aldo/keto reductase, which codes for MKYNNLGKAGIKVSEISFGSWLTFGNQLDTEGVKACLRTAFENGVNFFDNAEAYANGLSESLMGMAIKEYKREDLVISTKIFWGGKGPNDIGISRKHLLEGIWNSLKRLQLDYVDLIFCHRPDPTTPIEETVFAMDYIIRNGLALYWGTSEWNAKQLEEAYTIADKRNLIAPSMEQPQYNMFVREKVEKEFKPLYEKYGLGLTTWSPLASGVLTGKYNEGIPENSRLAKFKGLKEDIERNGLLSKENIEKVRKLTKIAVDLDATMAQLAIAWILKNPNVSTVITGASNPQQVKENIKASEIKEKLTDDVIQEIEKILNNKPL
- a CDS encoding ExsB family protein, which translates into the protein MSISQVFKEVEIIIDNNVKERIKNIQIEMKEIIGDKHLYIAFSGGMDSTVVALLAKDTLKKNRITLVNVCFGAYSYSKGLEAVLSVATQLGIRLFFVRGEEEQESIMYHGPNCNQCTRVVKIGKVKEFSYKGIIASGANKSDSWGNTGIKFLDGIYSPLINLNKDEIKEILDYYEFTIPKIGENNIREGCKYKHLLKMSVSNIYHSRADVIANEIIHDVLDFYDVKREIANVKIIGPLSKNVALINIKPLPDRKILTEILSILEREESIDFVDIVDKPLKLKILANPGIYNNDESKYWVLNGRLAPEFAMPISAEWIKSTNKKLWTFAVIDYEKLDK